A part of Streptomyces sp. NBC_01235 genomic DNA contains:
- a CDS encoding ATP-binding protein: MTSLRTPVAALSVGHPTYSQTFPCKPSTAEIGRDLVRDVLGVWHLDGLADRAALIVTELIANASRHTQCPEIRLTVGRPSTTRLRVGVVDREPSRQPILSQAADDDESGRGLLLADAVADRWGYDLHGSGRRPWGKEVWAELRTEGGK, translated from the coding sequence ATGACGAGTCTGAGAACACCAGTTGCGGCACTCTCTGTCGGCCACCCGACGTACAGCCAGACCTTCCCGTGCAAGCCGTCCACGGCCGAGATCGGCCGCGACCTCGTCCGAGACGTCCTCGGTGTGTGGCACCTCGACGGCCTCGCCGACCGAGCCGCGCTGATCGTTACGGAGCTGATCGCGAACGCCTCCAGGCACACTCAGTGTCCCGAGATCCGCCTCACGGTTGGGCGGCCGAGCACGACGCGACTGCGCGTCGGGGTCGTGGACCGGGAACCATCGCGTCAGCCCATACTCAGCCAGGCGGCTGACGACGACGAGTCGGGGCGCGGGCTCCTCCTCGCCGATGCTGTCGCCGACCGGTGGGGCTACGACCTGCACGGCTCGGGCAGACGCCCTTGGGGCAAAGAGGTCTGGGCGGAACTCCGTACCGAGGGCGGCAAGTGA